One Archangium violaceum genomic window, CGGGCCGTCTGGCCGTGCATGAAGTACGAGCCGCGGCAGATGCTCGCGCAGGGCGGCGGGGCCTTCGCTGGCCGCGCCTGAGTCCCTGGCGCTACCGAGCCCGGGTGGGCGGGGGTTGGGCGTCCACCATGTCGATGAAAGCCCTGAACGCGGGCGACGCCTGCTCGCGGCTGGGGAAGTAGAGGAAGAAGCCGGGCACCCAGGCCGCGTACTTCTCCAGGACGATTCGCAAGGTGCCGTGCTCGAGCTGGGAGAGGACGCCCGGCTCGGGCTCGTACGTGAGCCCCATGCCGGCCTCCGCCATGGCCACCCGGGCCCGGCGGTCGTTGCACACCAGCATCGGTACGACAGGAAGCCGCCACGAGCGTTTCCCGGACTCCAGGTTCCAGCGGGAGACCGCGCCCGTCGCTTCCTCGCGCATACCCAGGCAGGCGTGGAGGAGGAGGTCTTCCGGAGTCCTGGGCTCGCCGCGCCGGGCGAGGTACGCGGGCGCGCCCACCACCAGGAAGCGGAAGCGCTCTCCCAGGCGCACCCGCGCCATGTCCTGGGGAATGGCGTCCCTCCGCACTCCCCCGTCGAAACCCTCGCGCACGATGTCCACGCGCCGGTTGTCCACCTGGATGTCCAGCGACACCTTCGGGTACGCCTCGAGGAAGCGGGACACGACGGGTGCGAGGGCCTGCTCCATCGCCAGCGAGGGCACCGCCAGCCGCACCGTGCCCGCCACCTCATCGCCTCGCGCTTCCAGCGCGCGCAAACCGTCGAGTGCATGCTCCAGGGCCGCCCCGCTCCGCTCCAGCAGCCGCTGCCCCGCCTCGGTGGGAGCGACACTGCGGGTGGTGCGGTACAGCAGCGTCACGCCCAGCCGGGACTCCAGGCTCCGGACCGACTGGCTCACCGCCGCCACGGAGACACCCAGCTCCCGGGCCGCCGCCGAGAAGCCACGCCGCCGCGCCACCATGACGAAGGAATGCAGCCCGTTCAGCGGGGTGAAGGACATGGTCCGGTTCTCCTTCGGGGCCCCTGGCGTTCGCCGCACAGGGCGCCCCCGGGATGCCGCGCCTCAGCTCTTGGAATGCGGCGTGTTGAGCAACTGCTGCTCCCACGTGAAGCTGGTGCCGACGTTGCCCATGTGGTCCACCAGCAGCTTCGCCAGGCCGGGCACGGTGGACTCGCGCGCCCAGTCCCGCTGGAGCTCCGAGGTGAAGACCGTCCAGGTGATGGGCACCGCGCCGGCCTGGACCATGCGCTGGATGGCCACCTCGTGCGCCTCGAGGGAAACGCCGCCCGAGGCGTCGGTGACGATGTAGACCTCGTAGCCATCGCCGAGCGCGTGGATGGCCGGCATCGCCAGGCAGATCTCCGTCCACAGCGCGGCCATGACAATCTTCTTGCGGCCCGTCTTCTTCACCCAGTCGATGACGCGGGGGTCCTCCCAGGTGTTGATGAAGGTGCGGTTGATGGGCTTCTGCTCCGGGAAGACGTCCTGGAGCTGCTTGAGGAGGAGCCCGCCGCGCTCCTCGACCACCGTGGTCAGCAGCGTCGGCACGTTGAACAGCTTCGCGCCACGGGCCAGGCCCACGACGTTGTTGATGACGGTCTGGGAATCGTGGCTGCGCAGGCCGGCGAACTGGAAGGGCTGATGATCGATGAGGATCAGCGCGCAGTTGTCGGGCGAGAGCAGGGCGTCGATACCGGCCTTCGGGTTACGGGGGGCGTTCATGGTGACTCTCCAGTGACAGCGGGGTTTGGTCATCGCGGAGGCCGCGGCCCGCGCCAACGGGCGGACCTGCGGCTCTGCGTTTCGGCGTCAGCACCGCGCCGGGTTGCTGATGGAGAGAACAATGCCGACGGGCCGCTCACCGCAGTAGCGGGCAGTCCGCTGAATCACTTTAAAGATGATCTTCAAAGCGAACCGGGTGGCCTTTAAGGTCCCACTCCATGGAGACGCTCGTCACCCTGGAATCGTTCATCCGCAGCGCCCAATCCTCCAGCTTTTCCGCCGCGGCACGCACGCTGGGGCTGACGCCCGCGGCCGTCAGCCAGAACGTCGCCCGGCTGGAGACGAACCTGGGCGTGCGCCTGTTCCAGCGCAGCACGCGGGGGCTGACCCTGACGGAGTCGGGAGAGCGCCTGCTGCGCGAGGCCAGCAGCGGGCTGGAAGTGCTCCAGACGGCCATCGCCAACGTGGCGATGACGGCGGGACAACCCGCGGGGACGCTGAAGGTGAGCATGTCTCCCGCCTTCGGACAGAACTTCGTGCTGCCCCTGATAGGAGACTTCCTCACGCGCCATCCCGGCGTCGTCCCGGACTGGCACTTCGACAACCGGCCGGTGGACATCATCAACGAGGGCTTCGACGCGGCGATTGGTGGTGGCTTCGATCTACCCACGGGGCTGGCCGCTCGGGAGCTGGCCCGGGCGCACATCATCGCGGTGGCCGCGCCCTCCTATGTGGCGAAGATCAAGCCGCCCCGGAAGCCCGCGGACCTCAAGGACTTCGAAGGCATCCTGATGCGCTCACCGCAGACCGGACGCATCCGCTCCTGGCCGTTGCGCAACCGCGCGGGCGAGCAGGTCGCCGTCGAGATGCGCCCGCGCATGCTCCTCAATGACCCGGAGGCGTGCACCCACTG contains:
- a CDS encoding LysR substrate-binding domain-containing protein, translating into MSFTPLNGLHSFVMVARRRGFSAAARELGVSVAAVSQSVRSLESRLGVTLLYRTTRSVAPTEAGQRLLERSGAALEHALDGLRALEARGDEVAGTVRLAVPSLAMEQALAPVVSRFLEAYPKVSLDIQVDNRRVDIVREGFDGGVRRDAIPQDMARVRLGERFRFLVVGAPAYLARRGEPRTPEDLLLHACLGMREEATGAVSRWNLESGKRSWRLPVVPMLVCNDRRARVAMAEAGMGLTYEPEPGVLSQLEHGTLRIVLEKYAAWVPGFFLYFPSREQASPAFRAFIDMVDAQPPPTRAR
- a CDS encoding hydrolase, producing the protein MNAPRNPKAGIDALLSPDNCALILIDHQPFQFAGLRSHDSQTVINNVVGLARGAKLFNVPTLLTTVVEERGGLLLKQLQDVFPEQKPINRTFINTWEDPRVIDWVKKTGRKKIVMAALWTEICLAMPAIHALGDGYEVYIVTDASGGVSLEAHEVAIQRMVQAGAVPITWTVFTSELQRDWARESTVPGLAKLLVDHMGNVGTSFTWEQQLLNTPHSKS
- a CDS encoding LysR family transcriptional regulator, which translates into the protein METLVTLESFIRSAQSSSFSAAARTLGLTPAAVSQNVARLETNLGVRLFQRSTRGLTLTESGERLLREASSGLEVLQTAIANVAMTAGQPAGTLKVSMSPAFGQNFVLPLIGDFLTRHPGVVPDWHFDNRPVDIINEGFDAAIGGGFDLPTGLAARELARAHIIAVAAPSYVAKIKPPRKPADLKDFEGILMRSPQTGRIRSWPLRNRAGEQVAVEMRPRMLLNDPEACTHCAVMGLGITFTATLNALPHLQAGRLVRLLPDWHADIGPISLYYAGHKQLPAKTRVFVDFILDSFKRQGLARQLSAC